One region of Dysidea avara chromosome 1, odDysAvar1.4, whole genome shotgun sequence genomic DNA includes:
- the LOC136257037 gene encoding uncharacterized protein → MDENTVVDQLFYSDTDDDWNNSDEEDSFVHGEDSFVLDRLTREQDDDCGDVEENDREEEFSKDEEDIEEETNDDYEADVRYCEGHDESSHPGPSGLHSGVSDGGMGSLETEYPCSGSPVAYHGSPVSSSLHSRSSPHAPFSPSDRGRDYSPSPSDPLSGRNRGRGRGRGRRNVSPMDLVPSRGRRKGTGRGRGTGRGRDLAIDNAYTLECCFTPVNDRRPSKALRSNWLLNFYVNIAHASMENVNHRLFHLNRLRGLRNAIS, encoded by the exons ATGGATGAAAATACTGTTGTTGATCAACTTTTCTATAGCGACACCGACGATGACTGGAACAACTCGGACGAAGAGGACTCTTTTGTCCATGGAGAAGACTCTTTTGTCCTTGATAGGCTTACCAGGGAACAAGACG ATGATTGTGGCGATGTGGAAGAAAATGATCGTGAGGAAGAGTTCAGCAAGGACGAAGAAGACATCGAGGAAGAAACAAACGATGATTATGAAG CTGATGTGAGGTATTGTGAAGGTCATGATGAGTCAAGCCATCCTGGACCATCTGGGCTACATAGTGGAGTGAGTGACGGTGGGATGGGTAGCCTGGAAACTGAATACCCCTGTAGTGGTTCTCCTGTGGCTTACCATGGCTCTCCTGTTAGTTCTTCCCTGCACTCTCGTTCTTCTCCACATGCCCCATTTTCACCTAGTGATAGAGGCAGGGACTACTCACCATCTCCATCTGATCCTTTGTCTGGTAGAAATAGAGGGAGAGGTAGAGGAAGGGGTAGGAGAAATGTGTCTCCAATGGATCTTGTGCCTAGTCGAGGTAGGAGGAAAGGTACTGGTAGGGGTAGAGGTACCGGTAGGGGTAGGGATTTGGCTATCGATAATGCTTATACTCTAGAGTGCTGTTTCACACCTGTGAATGATCGTAGACCATCAAAAGCTTTAAGGAGCAACTGGCTactaaacttttatgtcaacaTAGCTCACGCCAGCATGGAGAACGTCAATCATAGGCTCTTCCACCTCAATCGCCTGCGAGGCTTGAGGAACGCCATTTCATAG